In a single window of the uncultured Dysgonomonas sp. genome:
- a CDS encoding CD225/dispanin family protein, whose amino-acid sequence MVKYYYIDDISKQQCGPFPLNDLPSKKIRPETMVWRSGMPDWINAGSVPELSFLFDTKIPLPEERKSEAVAIKPSPAETVATEPKPQSQPIAPPQPATNYQQTNYRQDNNTRRWDDILPMPKNWLVESILLSIFCCSPISVVGIFYAAKVESLYYAKEYDRATQAAENAKKWALAGILFLPACYVLLVIFGAIVGSVFSWL is encoded by the coding sequence ATGGTAAAATATTATTATATAGATGATATATCGAAACAGCAGTGCGGGCCGTTTCCCCTGAATGATTTACCTTCAAAAAAAATCCGCCCCGAAACAATGGTTTGGCGTTCGGGAATGCCCGACTGGATAAATGCCGGAAGTGTACCCGAATTATCTTTCCTGTTCGATACAAAGATACCTCTTCCCGAAGAAAGGAAGTCGGAAGCTGTAGCAATAAAACCAAGCCCCGCCGAAACAGTTGCCACTGAGCCAAAGCCTCAATCGCAACCCATTGCTCCCCCGCAACCCGCAACCAACTATCAACAAACAAATTATAGGCAGGACAACAATACCCGGAGATGGGACGATATACTCCCCATGCCTAAGAATTGGTTAGTGGAATCAATACTATTATCCATATTCTGTTGCTCACCGATCAGTGTTGTCGGTATCTTTTATGCAGCCAAAGTGGAATCCCTCTATTATGCCAAAGAATATGATCGCGCCACACAGGCTGCCGAAAATGCAAAAAAATGGGCTTTAGCCGGAATCTTATTTTTGCCTGCCTGCTATGTGCTGCTTGTAATATTCGGAGCAATAGTAGGATCGGTATTTTCCTGGCTCTAA